The Medicago truncatula cultivar Jemalong A17 chromosome 7, MtrunA17r5.0-ANR, whole genome shotgun sequence genome includes the window agtttttgaatcgtttcaaacaagtcctattgtagatagcgtagttggtaattgcttccttgaactcatctttgataTCAAATTTGGCTCATAatacccacttaaaattagtcatctttataggcatgacaaatggtggataatgctctttgttgctatcatctgaatcatcatcatcatcctctaaaaggactcgtttgaaacgattcaaaaactaaaaggacttgtttgggacttttgaaacttaaaggaccactttgggacttttgacacttaaaggacgactttgggaaaaacgaaaaacttaaaggacctttagatgcatttgacctatttTTTTATTGGGGCTCGAATAAGAATGGTCGTCGTGGCATAAATTGGAAACGTTGGGACAAACTCACTTTACACAAAAGTCATGGAGGCCTAGGCTTTCGTGATATGAAAGCATTTAATCTATCTATGCTTGGTAAGCAAAGTTTGAAACTCTTGACCGACTCTACCTCCTTACTTACTCGTGTCCTCGAAGCCAAATACTTCCCACGAAGGGATTTCTTGGATGCCTCCCTCGGTCATAATCCAAGCTTTACTTGAAGGAGTCTTTGGAGTACTCAACATTTGCTTACTTTGGGTTATATATGGAAAATTGGTGAcaatacaaaaattaatgtcTGGAATATGCCTTGGATCCGTAACCTCCCATCCCTAAAGCCTTCTACTCGTCCACCACTTTATTATGAAGATCTCACAATGAATCATTTGTTGAATCCGGGTTTGAACTTTGGAATCATGCAATGGTAAATTCTATCTTTAATCAATCATATGCAGTTGTTGTTCTCACCATTCCTCTTTATTCACACTCAATAGAAGATTCTCGCATTTGGAAGGTAACAACAGATGGGTCCTATAAGGTCAAGTCAGCTTATCGAATCTGTATCGACCTTCTTCATGCATCCGTCCCTATGCAAGGTAGTGTTCCATGGCAGTTCCTATGGAACCTAAAAGTTCCACACCGGGTTCGATCCTTCCTTTGGTGCTTAGCTCACCAATGTCTACCTACACGCACCAATCTTATCAACCGTGGTATTCCTTATGATGATACTTGCGTGTCTTGCAATCTATTGGCTGAAACGCAGATGCATAcgttttttgtttgttcaaaagCTGCAACTTGTTGGACCATAATTGGCATTAATAATATTGTCCGTGAGCTACTCCAAGAGGCTAATGACTTTACTGTAATGTTGTTTGACTTACTTGGCAGGCTATCGATGCAACAACAAACACTAAACACTATGACCCTTTGAGCCTACGGAAGAGCCGAAACACTAAACTTTGGGAGTCCACTGACACCTCTCGCACCTTCATTGTCAACCGTGCCAAGCACTCCACGAACGGACTTGTATGCAAAGAGTCAAAATTCAGGAACACAACTTAGATCATACCTTTACTTGGTCAAAACCTCCGATTCGTGTGATAAAAAGTAACGTCGATGCAGCTACCTTCAACAACAACTCTATCATGGGATACAACATGTGCTTTAGAGACTCCTCAGGTCAGCTATTATTTGAAAAATCAGATGTGTCGTATTTCACCGCCACGTTACTAGAAGCAGAATCCATTGGTTTGCTTGAATCTATCAAAATGGCGATATCAAAGGGATTGCACATTGTTTGCTTTGAATCAGATCGCAAGTCCCTAGTTGATGCACTTTCTGTTTCAAATGTTCCTACCAATGAGTTTGGAGATATCATATCACAATGTAGAAATCTATTGTTAGATAAACCCGACTTTATAGTGTCATATGTTCGTAGGCAAGCAAATAAGGTTGCTCATAGTATTGCTAGAGCGTCCTTATCCAATCCTAGCCCCCATATTTTCTATGATGTACCATCTACTTTGTACCCTTTGATTATGAACGAAATGCATTAATCTTgcctttgctaaaaaaaattgaatttaatttatttcctaaaaaaaactgaatttaatttatatatactgaggggtatttttgtttttatacatACACTcaatcaaatcattttcatgAGGTCGCTTTTTTAGGGTTGCTCATAAAATATCGATGCACATctatttgttataatttgattgaatgcatgtttaaaaaagttttacacgaTGCATATAAGTTAATCTCACATTCAATCAACTAGGACTGTTAGACAATAGCCAAAAGAACTCAAGGAAAGAAAAAGACTGCAAAACAACTAGACGGGACTAGAAACTTCAATAACATCTGCTAATATCAATCGACTAATCAAAATCGAGcataactcatttaaaatagtaattaaTGTAATTAATTGATTAGGTATTAGGTAATGAAGGTTAAAATTGTAAATTAAATGATTTCAATGAAggataaaattggaagaaacaaaacataaaaacgTGGTAGGTATtcctttatatataaatataaatttgcaaatttttataaaaacaaagtgTTTATGCGGCAAAATATAAAGGCTAGTTTCTTGAGACGGATAAGACCATAAAGAAACTCATTCAAAGTGGATTAAAGAAATTCTCTCCCTCCATgtgtaaatctttttttttttttgttcatgtactagaattcatcttataaggtgaataagtaggtgttcgaggttcgaaccccgtcttctgcatataataatgcattgttctaccaactgagttatgctcacgggaccACCTTAGGGGTGATACATAgaccaccttaggtggcataCACCCTTTAAAACTCCACACACAATTTTGAATGTGTCCACGTGGTCCCCACACACAATGAAAGAGAGAATGTTGGTAAGGTGAAACTCCTAAAATATCCCTATCACATGGGATGTACATGAGTGgtataaaaaaatgttgtccATCAATAATTATTCAAGTAAAAAACAAAGACGAGACCACAAAAAtgacaaagtttttttttttgaaacaaaaaatgacaaAGTTATCACCCAAAAGTTTCAATAgtattgtatttttataaatagttcaaattcaaataaaagaataatgattaaataaatgtaGATATAACcctccttaaaataaaaaaaaataaaaaggagataTATGTACTCATCTCATctaaacattttttgtttttttgaggtGATCTGAACATTCTTAAGTTTTATGTATTTCTTACACGCTCTTGTCTTGATAATTTTCTCACAATAATGCTATCCATATGGTAAATTAACTATGTTTTATCCATTATTCAGGCTTATAATGAGGGATCGCTATCCTCTACTGCCACATTTTCATGCCATAGCAATTGAGAGCCGTATGATAAAAAATTAGATGGCTCACATTTTCGAGCAATGAATGTGGTCACCTCTCACGTGGTTTTTAAACTTTCGTTGCGGAAGCCTAGTCATGTATGTTGTAAAATAAACCACAGTTGGTAAAATGTGAATCGTGAGATTTTGATCACATAGTCAAAACTACTATATATATTGCCGTAAATTCAAAATCTACAACGAGTGAGCGAGCAGTGTACGAAAAGTAACAGAAGTATTAACTAACACCACtacattttaaattataaacttGAATGCATGTTTATCATCACCCTTGTaagtaaaatgttaaaaagaaaaaaagctgTGATGGAGCTGATTCCACAGAGACGTTGTGAGAGTGAGacatataaatttgaaaaagaaaggaagaagattGATGAAACACATTAAATATACATGTAGGGTCGTACAAGTTGCCTTCAATGCATTTCCAACCTCCCCACCTTACTCATTCACTCATAGATCTTCCTTTCAAATCTTACTactactattttatttatatactcCTGCTTTATCGTTCCTTACACACCAAAAACTATTCtactaaatatttattatacttCTTCAAAGAGTACTTACTATATGGGAAACCAGTCAAAGACAAGTGTGGATGGAGTTCACAGCGATGTAAAGGTTTTGGAGATGAAAACTAAAAGGAGTAATGTTTTAGATGTGTTGCTTAGGGTTCTTGGTTTCTTGCTTACTCTCACTGCTACTATCATTGTGGGTTTTGGCAAGGAGACTAAGGTCATTTCATACGCTTCATTGCAATTCAAAGTTACTGCTAAGTGGGAATATATGTCTGCTATTGTGTAAGCTCATCACATCTCTTCCTCTCTACTAAGGGCAAGTAGTTCTcatgttttgtattttctttttataggtcaagctaacaagtgccctaataGCACTAATTAAGataacaaaaaatagaaaattttaaatttatttcattaacaATTGCTATATATAAGGGTTCTCTTTAGCATTTGTACTCACCACcttcttttacaattttttaaaacagatcttacatttaaaaaaaaaatgtcaaaatatttttcttgaaaatgttCCTATTTTGCTTTCCATCTTCTCTTTATCCCAAACATTCACTACAttattagtcttttttttttttggttacacattATTAGTCTTTTATCTCATTGTTAACAATTTAAATTAAAcgtaaattttcaaaaataaatactgaaaatgttttaagaaattaatggagtctaaatattttatttttagtaactataatatgttaattaataacggtgtatttttcattcaaagggtcttttttatatataaaaaaaaatcaatagataAGAAAATCCATTATTAATCTCTATTTTAAGCAAATCTCTCTCTCAAAATGTTGTGATGTGACACAAATAGTATGTACTTAGGCTTAGGCTTGTGAGTAAGGTTTAGTAGTTGGTAAAAACATTCGTTTGAACATATCAACATCttaaatgaattttaattaattcatgatatcttcttaaaaaaaatattaattcatgatattttttttttgaaggaattcatTCATGATATTATATGTATACAATTAATTGAAGTTTGTCATTATCAAATCTAAAACTTAACAAATCAGCAGGCCCATTTAAGGCTGAAGCAATCAACATCACTTTATTTATCATGGGAATCACTTTATTTATCATATTGGTCATAGCTCCTCTttatttagaatataaaattagtGGCATTTTTTTAAGAGGTGTAGTATTTAGACATTCTCAATTCAAACACCTTATTCGACactttataaaatataacaGAGATGTGTATAGTGTTTGAAGcgatgagagaaaaaataacataaaagtcGAAAACAGTATATGCATATAGTATTGATGTCGGGTTTTGTGtctgattcttttttttttttttgtcttaagtAGTATAATCTCAAAGTGACTGACTTTATTCTCTATTAGGTTTTTCTTGGTGACAAATGCTATAGGATGTTCATATGCTGCAATTTCTATGGTGGTTTCAACAATTGCAAGAACCAGTGGAAATAAAACAGCACTATTGATGATAACACTGCTTGACCTAGTTATAATGGCATTACTCTTCTCAGCCAATGGAGCTGCTGGTGCAGTGGGAGTGTTAGGACAGAAAGGAAACTCACACGTGCAATGGATGAAAGTGTGCAATGTATTTGATGCCTATTGTCGTCACATGACTGTTGCTTTGGTCCTATCTATCATTGGTTCCACTGTCTTCCTTTTACTTGTGGCTCACTCTCTTTTCAAACTCCATTATTATAGATCAAACTAGATCATATACTATTATTACTTTTAATGTGTTATTTATTCTAGGTGTCAATCAATCTTGTTTTCTCATATTAATAACTAAAgttgtttttattaaatatagGTACTATATGTAATTTATTATGCCTCTATTAAGTGAGTTTGCTAAGTTCTAGTGGTAAATATTGtatccaatatatatatataaaaaaaagggaaaagcAAATACTATTGTTGtatcctattttattttacaagatgGTAGGTCTAGTTATTTAAGAGGAGTAAACTAAATATGGCTACTTTTTTTCTGAATGCAAGTAGTAATGCCCCATATATATAGGTAAGCTACCCATAAAATGAGAGGATCTAACTCTAAGATCAGTATGTGACCTTCTTCACCTTCCTCCTTGAAAGGAAATTAATGTTTTACGGCTATAATAAATGAATAGAACATAGCGAAGTACATGAGGCAATTGCAAGAGTTTACTTTGAGTTTCTTATATACTCCACCCGAGCTCTAATATATAAGCAAAACACTACTCAATACTCATATTTGGTGATATCAAATATAATAAGTACATTTCAttactttcttaaaaaaaaaaaaaatacatttcattAGAGCATCTCCAACACTAGCATTGTAATTTTGTTCTTGGTTACATTTTTGTGAGTCCAAACGTGAGAGGTAGGATTTCAAAAAATCAATCCATTTTTCACTCCAACggaaaattttcattttcttgttcTATTTAAGTGGGCCCAATTCCCCCAATATTATTTCACATGCGGTTTCACTCCTTCCCATGCATCTCTCTTCTCTTTGATTTTTCTGACACATTTTAGTTAGAACGTTGTTCTTGATGCGCAACCGTTCTCCAGGGGTGGCTGACAGGTAGATCTTCTCCAATGTTAAAGAATCATTTTGGTGTGTTCTTGCTTTTGTAGAACAAATGCTAGAACAATGTTTGATATTCTCAAGTTAATTTTTGTGGGCCACTAATTACCACACATAGGATTTAAGAACACTCCCTCATTTTCACTACAATTGCATTTAAgttcttaatttgttttatacGGCGTCCACCATGAACTTcacatatattttctttttctttcctcttTTATCTCTccttgttgtttgttttgtctCACATAGCACCTGCAAGAACATGTTCCCCTAGAAGAACGGTTCTCCAACCTGTCTTCCAGGTCATTTTCCTCCAATACCTAGAACAAAATTTTGTATTCTTGTGTTATAAGAACAGTGTGTAGAACCGGTGTGTAGAACCAGCGTTGCTGGTACTCTTACTTTTACTCTATTGAATATTGTCATTTCTAAAATACACATGATTTCAAATTCCTATGGATCCGTTCTTATAAATCACACTTTCGAAAATACACTTATTTTTAATGGGATGAAGAAGATAAATTGCACTTAATCAAATTTCTTAACTCTCTTAAATCTTCTTAACTTTTCTCTCTTAATTAAGTCTTCATTATATATGTCCACCAAGTTTCACAATTTCTTAACATATATACTAGTATATATCACGTTACCTTACCTTGacacatttttcttaaaatagtTTTCATCaacctaaaattttgataattctACACCAATACTAGCATATAGCTTTTTAATATGTGTATTAAAACTAGAAAATCATCAACACAATTGGGGTTGTGAAATGTAATTGTGATGCTCTATTTTTTGGCCAAGAAGCTAAGACGTGAATTGGGGTTTGTTTTGGCATCCATCTTGGAAGCTTGGGGGATATTCTTATTGCTATTCAATGAAGTGCAGATACGGGGCTTGTCAAAGTGGTGTTTGAGCTTGAAACTAAAACTGTTATTGATAGTGTTAATAGCTAAATCGCGGTCCAATTAAATCAGACCACATCATCCAATAAGTTGACATCATGAACGAAAAGTAACGGTTTTTTTAATTTGCAATCCTAACAAAAAGGTATTCatagactaaaataaaaaataaaataaaaaccgtaATTTTAACTGAATTTTTATTATGGAACACACATTCAATTTTTGTGGCATGTCTTGTTGAAATTTTATATCTCTCTACTAGTAAGTTGCCTTTCATATCTACGCTGCGGTAagctgcttttttttttctttctttcttcttcactttcTGTTTTTGCTCTTTCCAACTGTAGGCTAAAACAAACTGCCGTGCAGTTGGGCTATTTGTACACCGCACCACAATCCGGGCAGCTGCACCAAAAAACACCTACCTAGATAAACAATCCCTAGAATTCCAACACCATTTGAAGAACATAAAAGCACCAATTTCCAATCTATTACGACACCAACACCAAGATAAGGTCTTAACCGCATCAAAAATCTCCCCCACATCCTTTTTAGCCCCTTTGAAAATCCTATCATTCCTCTCAAGCCAAATAATCAAAATGGTAGCAtgccaaatcaacaacaaaccTTTCCTCATTTTTTTAGAACTAACCTCATTAAACCAACAATCAAGATGAGTAGTCAAAGATGGAGGagtaataaaattcaaattcaccCAATTAAGCACCATAACCCACAATTTTGCCACAAACTCACAATGAATAAAAAGATGGATTGCCGACTCGTCCATCCTACCACAAAGGACACAAAGCCGCTCCTCCCCCCCTCCACCCAACACCCTCCAACGCAAGATTAACCCGAGTCGAAATACGGTCTTGAAGGAGAGTCCAAGAGAACGCCAGAACCTTCAAGGGAGCCGAACTCTTCCAAATATCATTGAACACCCTTTTATCCCCTTCTCCAATCACCATCTCATTCACTCGCAACCTTTCAAGTAAAGAGTAACAAGACTTTACCGATAAACAAGCTTCCACACCCAAGAATCACAATCCCCAATCACTTCAAAAGCGCCTAAACAAAGTAACAAATCATTCACGAGACCTATTTCCCACACAAACAAGTTACGCCTCCACAACAAACTCCACTCTCCAACACCATCCCTCGCCGCCCACATCTCACCGACAAGCGCCTCCTTTTGAATTGACAAAGAATAAAGGCGCGGGAAAGCGACTCGAAGGGGATCTTCCATTTATATACGGCActcttgattatgtgtttgtctTGAACATcgattttgtttttcataaattttgttgttcAGTTTTATGTTTAATGGGTTCTCAtgaatttttattgtaaaaaaaagtttaataaaatagttttaaaatcaggagaatgttttagttttaaaattccTCCTCACTCTCGTTAACCAAATATAAATTTAACTAAAATTCCTCCTAtcctttttttttgaaccaaatagatcttaagattctctcgACTTGTGtgataaaatattatacatCGACATCCAATCACAACTGTTCAATTTACCATATCATGTTTTacgattaaaacaaaaaagaagttatataattatttcactttgtttttttagtttagagATCCAAAATCATGAATAACAAGGCATAAAAAAGTATATAACATTTAtaatcaaaaaatcattttttatagggttaattaagtttttaatccctataaatattcacagttttgtttttagtccctacacaataaaatcacactttttagtccctgtgacattttccttaagcattttagggaccaaaaatgatGATGGAGATTtttgacagggactaaaaatgatgatggagaattttaaggactaaaaattttgctaaaaaattttatagggactaaaaaatgtgattttattttgtagggactaaaaacaaaactgtgaatatttatagggactaaaaacttaattaatctttttttatattttcaagagtTTGACTACATAAATTTCATGATATTTTTTCCTATATTTGTTTCCTCAACGGGTGTTTCAAAAACATTTGTTACcatttttctgattttaaaaCCCGCCCCCACCCACTTTTTTCTTGTAGTCACCTATTGGATAAATTTAACGTGCAAGAGCTCAAACACTTTCTTCATTCATTGAAGGGATTCAAATCATTCTTCTGTTATTGGACTTTCAATAACATCTTCAGCCACCTTGACAGATTGATTTGTCTCCACGTAACTTTTGCCTACAATTCTGAAGAAACTTTCGGTAATCAATAAATGTGGAGTATAAAGCAGACCAATCTCTACCGACGGCAGCTACAGGCCACAGCCAACAAActtatttctcttttcttaGAATAAAACAATGCACAACAGAGATTTGATTGCCGACAGTTTTTGTGAGGTGTTGtgaatttcttattttaatcaTCAGAGCAGGACTTTGagcattatattttcaagattGCTTATAGTCTTGAATAGATAAATTATAAAACACGGTTCCAGGTTGTGAATGAGTGAGTTGCTTAAATAAAAGGTTGTTTGGTAGGTAAGAGTATTCATCAACTATTTCAATTCAATGCAAAAAGGGAGACAATCCCATAACTAGAGAGGACACCACAACATGGTTACGTAGGAATATATTCCTAAGCATTCATTATTCAAGCTCATCCAACACcgttgttcaaaaaaaaaaaaaaaaactcatccaACACCAATCCAAAggtttacacttttttttctctttttggtaTACATCTCGCACATTTATAAATCTCAGGAATGTCTAGAACTACAATTTTACATGGTTAAGCATTCATACTTCATAGTACATGATTGTAAATTCAgtgagtttgacaaaatcacaatgACATAGTTTTATTGAAGCTCCCAAATACATATTTTGCCAAAATCAGAGTGATATAtcgtgattttgtcaaactcaccAATAAACTAAACATAGTCAAAATATTTATTGGGTTGGAAAATAGAAAACCAGGATGAAGTATGACTCCTTGCCCAAACATAAGCACCTTCCAAGCTACAGCTTCAAGAACAACTACAGAAGAATGCAGTAGCTAGCAAAATGCTTCCTTCTTGGTGTACTTCTGCTCCAAGTCTACCATAGGTGCTccataatataatataagaaaCTGGAACAAgcatatatatgaataaaatgcGGACAGGAAGTGTCCGCAAACTTACAAGTATTTCCCCCCAGCTAAAACTACAAAAGTTAGCAATTCAAACacaaatacaaaaacaacagAACTGATATGTTGTTTTTCTATCTATATCAGAGCATAAAGTTGATGATTTGCCAGGCAAAACAAATCTGATAATACTACTGTCAACCATATTTCGTCAATTTGACTGCACAGTATCAAAGCTCTGGATCCAAGGATACACAACATCATACATCACATGcaaaatttaaataagtttACTATACAACAAGGGACATGTTACATAATTTATGTGACTTGAGCCAAGAATTTTCGTTAATTTGTTGTAGCAGCCTACCATGATTTCAGTGGTCTATCTTGGCAAATCGGCCCTTAACTCTTGTCCTGCTCTCCGCCCGAACTTTACGTGATTCATACCTTATATGCTTGTCATATCTGTTGTTTTTCATGTAGATACATGGGATGgttatgaatttatttaaacAATCATCAAGATCTTAAATGTGCATGCACCTAGCTCATTGATCAACAATCCaacaatcatttaaaaattgcaaAGAGATGAAAATCCATGATCAATTACAGAACCACGGTTCGCAGTAAATGGAACAGGAAAATAACAGAAGTTTTTGAGAAAAAACTACATTGAACTTCTTCGATtttcaaaattgagaaaactatGCTgcatagtattatttttttccttgatatctctcaaataaaatatatcaaaaggAAAATCCAATGAAAATATCCATTGATCAAGCCATATTACTTGGGAGTCATCATtgataatataagaaaaaatactCGACTCAGGTTATGAGTAGATTAAATGAAAGATCATACAAAAAATGTGTTCATATATTCAATGTCTTGAAGTTTTGAGTTCAGATCTGGAGTTACGATCACATACCttcttgttttcttcttttgcttGTACCGTAATAATGCAGAATCCCTTTCTTGACTTGCTAACTCATATGGAGGAGGAACAGCTTTAGAAGTAGTTGACAAGGTTTCAGACTTGACATACTCTGAAGGCGTCCCTCCGTTGTTACAATGGTTGAGAGGTTCTGAAGGCGTCCCTCCGTTGTTACAATGGGTATGAGGCTCCCCAACAGAAGATACAGAATGTTTAACTGAAATTTCTTCGGTGTGAGCTTTGAATGATGTATCAACAGGAACAACTTGATACATAGGCTCGCTACTTTCTCTGAGCCACTGAAATGATAACATTACTAAGAGTAgtaaatatatgtattattttcAATAGAACACAGAAATCAGAATAACAACCACCTGGCTCATCTTATATCAATATCATAGCAAGTTCGTTTACCAAAAAGAGTGAAGATAGGAGCAATCAAAAAAGAGGGAAAAATAAACAAGGTGCATTGAATCAAGAGAATCAGAGATGCAAAAACAAGGCATCATCTGTGACTTATACATACACACAAATAAACATTACAAGGTTGAAAATGGTcttaaaacaagaaatccattATCAGGAATGAGGATTGACAACACAgtacaaaaacaaatgaatagAAGCTTTACCTCATTTGAAGGAACAATATCAGCCTTTACATCACAATCAAAACTTGTAGATAAATTTGCCGGTGGTATATACTCTTCAGGATCATAGGGCTCAGACTTTGTCATCTCACGAAGCTGATTTAAAATCTCTTCTCTGTGTCTACCACAAGCAGCCTTACGATTCTgtttcaataacaacaataccAGAACATGTTAAAATTGCAGCAATACACACATAATTTCAATTTGTTCAACTCAAGTGGTTAAAGGGTTTTTAGTAAAGATCAAATCGATCAGAATCACCCAAGATCAACCCATGAATGGAAACACCCCTTGGCCAGATATTAATTACTTAGAGCCGAAATC containing:
- the LOC11434778 gene encoding zinc finger protein CONSTANS-LIKE 13, with translation MGGSPRNPNPNPSHKLVRPCDYCGHSNAVIYCRADSAKLCFSCDREVHSTNQLFSKHTRSLICDSCDDSPATILCSTESSVFCQNCDWENHNLSLSSPHERRSLEGFTGCPSVTELLSILGLQDIGKKSLLLPQESVGDGFVGYEIEGLSDMFVWDAPSFVSLDDLISSSPSSHNYRAMEVPPLPKNRKAACGRHREEILNQLREMTKSEPYDPEEYIPPANLSTSFDCDVKADIVPSNEWLRESSEPMYQVVPVDTSFKAHTEEISVKHSVSSVGEPHTHCNNGGTPSEPLNHCNNGGTPSEYVKSETLSTTSKAVPPPYELASQERDSALLRYKQKKKTRRYDKHIRYESRKVRAESRTRVKGRFAKIDH
- the LOC11442027 gene encoding CASP-like protein 1E1; this encodes MGNQSKTSVDGVHSDVKVLEMKTKRSNVLDVLLRVLGFLLTLTATIIVGFGKETKVISYASLQFKVTAKWEYMSAIVFFLVTNAIGCSYAAISMVVSTIARTSGNKTALLMITLLDLVIMALLFSANGAAGAVGVLGQKGNSHVQWMKVCNVFDAYCRHMTVALVLSIIGSTVFLLLVAHSLFKLHYYRSN